In 'Nostoc azollae' 0708, the following are encoded in one genomic region:
- a CDS encoding NAD(P)H-quinone oxidoreductase subunit 5 — protein sequence MEAIYQYAWLIPVLPLLGAMLVGLGLISKNQVTNRLRQLNAVVIISLMGAAMGLSLALLWSQFQGHEPYLRTLEWAAAGNFHLTMGYTIDHLTALMLVIVTTVAFLVMIYTDGYMSHDPGYVRFYAYLSLFGSSMLGLVVSPNLVQIYIFWELVGMCSYLLVGFWYDRKAAADACQKAFVTNRVGDFGLLLGILGLFWATGSFDFMIMGDRLAKLVETGSVSNFLAILFAILVFLGPVAKSAQFPLHVWLPDAMEGPTPISALIHAATMVAAGVFLIARMYPVFEHVPAAMTVIAFTGAFTAFLGATIAITQNDIKKGLAYSTISQLGYMVMAMGVGAYSAGLFHLMTHAYFKAMLFLGSGSVIHGMEGVVGHDAVLAQDMRLMGGLRKYMPATGITFLIGCLAISGIPPFAGFWSKDEILGAAFAANPLLWFIGWVTAGITAFYMFRMYFSTFEGKFRGNDEKIKTELKNAAAGAAEKLGAVELAPNFGPGAMKKGELDNHSHDSHGYHSTSPHESPWTMTLPLLVLAVPSILIGLVGTPYANYFEQFIFSPNESLAEVMEKAAEFDPHEFYIMAGSSVAISVVGITLAVLMYLAQKIDPAAIASKIKPLYELSLNKWYFDDIYHRVFVLGLRRVARQVMEVDFRVVDGAVNLTGFFTLVSGEGLKYLENGRVQFYALIVFGAVLGLVIVFGVT from the coding sequence ATGGAAGCAATCTATCAGTATGCCTGGCTGATTCCAGTATTACCTCTTTTGGGAGCAATGCTGGTCGGTCTAGGGCTAATCTCAAAAAATCAGGTGACAAATCGCCTGCGACAGCTTAATGCAGTGGTAATTATCTCCCTCATGGGAGCAGCTATGGGACTGTCGTTGGCCTTGCTGTGGAGTCAATTTCAAGGACATGAGCCTTATCTCCGCACGCTGGAATGGGCAGCAGCAGGTAATTTTCACTTGACTATGGGCTACACTATTGACCACCTAACAGCCCTGATGTTAGTAATTGTCACAACAGTAGCCTTCTTAGTCATGATTTACACTGATGGCTATATGTCCCATGACCCTGGGTACGTGCGGTTTTACGCCTATCTCAGCTTATTTGGCTCTTCAATGTTGGGGTTGGTCGTCAGTCCCAACCTGGTACAAATTTATATCTTCTGGGAATTAGTAGGGATGTGTTCCTACCTCCTGGTTGGCTTTTGGTATGATCGCAAAGCGGCAGCAGATGCTTGTCAAAAGGCATTTGTAACTAACCGCGTTGGTGATTTTGGCCTACTTCTGGGTATTCTGGGGCTATTTTGGGCAACAGGTAGCTTTGATTTTATGATCATGGGTGATCGCCTGGCGAAACTGGTAGAAACAGGTTCTGTGAGCAATTTTCTCGCCATCCTGTTTGCGATTTTAGTCTTCCTTGGTCCAGTTGCCAAATCTGCCCAATTCCCCCTCCACGTCTGGCTACCAGATGCAATGGAAGGTCCTACACCCATTTCTGCCCTCATCCATGCGGCGACAATGGTAGCAGCAGGTGTATTCCTGATTGCGCGCATGTACCCAGTATTTGAACACGTTCCCGCTGCAATGACCGTGATCGCTTTTACTGGGGCATTTACAGCGTTTTTGGGGGCTACAATCGCTATTACCCAAAACGATATCAAAAAGGGCTTGGCTTACTCCACCATTTCCCAACTCGGTTACATGGTAATGGCTATGGGAGTAGGCGCTTATAGTGCGGGATTATTCCACCTCATGACCCACGCCTATTTCAAGGCGATGCTATTCTTGGGTTCAGGTTCGGTGATTCACGGTATGGAAGGCGTGGTTGGTCATGATGCTGTTTTAGCACAGGATATGCGGTTAATGGGTGGACTGCGGAAATATATGCCCGCCACCGGTATCACCTTCTTAATTGGTTGTTTGGCCATTTCCGGAATTCCTCCCTTTGCTGGTTTTTGGTCAAAAGATGAAATTCTTGGTGCCGCTTTTGCTGCTAACCCCCTGTTGTGGTTCATTGGTTGGGTAACAGCTGGGATTACCGCTTTCTATATGTTTAGAATGTATTTCTCGACATTTGAGGGCAAATTTCGGGGTAATGATGAAAAAATCAAAACCGAACTCAAAAATGCTGCGGCTGGGGCTGCTGAAAAATTAGGTGCTGTGGAACTAGCACCTAACTTTGGACCTGGGGCGATGAAAAAAGGTGAACTAGATAATCATTCTCATGACTCCCACGGATATCACAGCACTTCTCCCCATGAGTCTCCTTGGACAATGACTCTACCGTTGTTGGTGTTGGCTGTGCCTTCAATTTTGATTGGTTTGGTGGGTACTCCCTACGCCAATTATTTTGAGCAGTTTATCTTTTCTCCCAATGAAAGCCTGGCAGAAGTGATGGAAAAGGCTGCGGAATTTGACCCCCATGAGTTTTACATTATGGCGGGTAGTTCTGTGGCTATTTCTGTGGTGGGGATTACTTTGGCGGTGCTGATGTATTTAGCCCAGAAAATTGACCCTGCCGCGATCGCATCTAAAATCAAGCCACTGTATGAATTATCCTTGAACAAGTGGTACTTTGACGATATTTATCATCGTGTGTTTGTGCTTGGTTTGCGTCGTGTTGCTAGACAAGTGATGGAAGTTGATTTCCGCGTTGTTGACGGTGCGGTTAATTTAACTGGCTTCTTTACCTTGGTTAGTGGTGAAGGTTTGAAATACCTAGAAAACGGTCGGGTTCAATTCTATGCCTTAATTGTTTTTGGGGCTGTTTTGGGCTTGGTGATTGTTTTTGGTGTTACCTGA